One Myxococcaceae bacterium JPH2 genomic window, CTGGCCACCGGACTCCTCGAGGGCCTGGGCCACCACGTCATCAAGGCCGGCTTCGACATGGAGCGGCTGAGCTTCTACAACAAGCGCGCGCGCACCGGCCTCACGCCCTGGCAGGAGTGCACGGATGGCTCGTGCTTCTTCAGCCTCAACCAGTACGGCTATCTGGAGGGGCCGGACCAGCCGGTGTTCCTCGCGGAGAAGGAGGGCACGTCCACGTCCGTGACGGTGGGCGGCTTCGTGCAGGACAGCTGGTCCGTGCTCGACAAGGTCACCGTCAACGCGGGCGTGCGCTACGACGCGCAGACCATCTGGGGCCTGGATGACAAGGTGGGGCTGTACCTGCCCAACCAGTGGTCGCCGCGCGTGGGCCTCATCTACGACTTCACCCAGCAGGGGCGCAGCAAGGTCTTCGTCAACTACGCGCGCTTCTACGAGAACGTCCCGCTGGACATGGCGGACCTGTCCTTCCCGCAGCAGCAGCTCCTGTCCGCCACCTACGACGCGCCGCCGTGCAACCCGAGCGACGCCACGGGCCGGCTGACCACCTGCGTGCCCACTCGCAGCGGCCAGCCGCTGGGCAACCGCGAGAGCCCCAACCAGTACTGGGACGCGCAGGGCGGAGACCGCGTGCCGGTGGATCCGAACATCAAGCCGCAGTCGGTGGACGAGTTCGTCATCGGCGCGGAGTACGAGGTGCTGCTCGGCCGCGTGGGCCTGTCCTATACGCGCCGCGCGCTCAACAACGTCATCGAGGACATGAGCCGCGACGACGGCAACACGTTCTTCATCGGCAACCCGGGCAAGGGCTTCTCGTCGGACTTCCCGGTGGCGCGCCGCGACTACGACGCGGTGAGCCTCTATTACAACAAGGCCTTCACCGGCGGCTGGCTGGCCCAGGCCAGCTACACGTGGTCCACGCTGCGCGGGAACTACTCGGGCCTGTTCCGCGCGGACACAGGCCAGCTGTCGCCCAACCTGACGCGCGACTTCGACCTCTTGTCCCTCACCTACAACCGCGAGGGGCCGCTGCCTGGAGACCGCACGCACTCCATCAAGGTCATGGCGGGCCGCGATTTCGAGTTCGACGCGAACACCCACTTCAACCTCGGCGCCTACTACCGGACGCGCTCGGGCGCGCCGCTCAACTACCTGGGCGCGCACCCGCGCCGCAGCGGCTCGGAGACGTTCATCCTCCCGCGTGGCAGCGCCGGCCGGCTGCCCTGGGTGCATGACATCGACGCGGTGGTGGGCGTGGCCCGGCGCCTGTCCGGCCCCTACGTGCTGTCCGCCTCGCTGGAGGTCTTCAACCTCTTCAACTTCCAGCAGTACACCAACGTGGACCAGACCTTCACGTTCACGCGCGTGTATGCCATTGAGCAGGGCGGCAAGCCCGAGGACCTCACGGCCTGCGCCCACGATGAGACGAAGGCCGCGTGCAAGGTCATCTCCACGTCCACCAACACGCCCATCGGCACCGCGGACATCAACCCCAACTTCAAGCGCCCCACCGAATATCAGGCGCCGCGCGTCATCCGGCTGAGCGCGAAGTTGAGCTTCTAGCCTCGGCTCCCGCAAGGACACGACTCCACATGAAACTTCGATTGTTGGGACTGAGCGCGGGCGTCGCGGCGGCGGCCATCGCGGCGGCGGCTTGCAACACGGACGCTCCCGAGCCGCAGTGCGTGGTGGCCCGCGCCGTCATCGACGGCTCCACCGGCTCGTTCACCACCTCGTACACCCTCAAGCCCGGGCAGAACCCGGACCTCGCCTGCGCGCGGCTCAAGCCGGAGCCGGTGGGCATGCAGAAGTTCTTCAGCCAGGACCCGAGCGCCCCCGACTCCGTGGGCGTGCGCAGCGCGCGCATGGGCAAGCTCTCCGAGGACTACGCCTCACGGCCGGATCCGGATGCGGCGCACACGCTCTACTCGGTGGGCCCGCTGAGCACCGCGGTGCCAGGTGAAGACCACTTCTGTGAGGTGCCCACGCTGAACGCGGCCCGGCTCCAGGTGCCCTCCTCGCCCCCAGGCCTGGCGGACGGTGGCACGCTTCCGGACGGCGGTCCTCCCGCGATGCCCGCGCAGAGCTTCGAGTACGCGTGGTCCAACCTGCGCATCTACAACACGCCAGAGATTCCCGGCACGCAGTTCACCGCGGACCTGCGCTACACGGAGAACGGCTGCACGGCGGAGTACAGCGCCAAGGGCATCTGGCCCGTGGTGTCGTGCCGCAACAGCAAGACGGGGAAGGCGGATGACGCGCTCTGCGACCCGTACGCGGACTTCAACGCGGGGCGCCTGCGGGGCTCGGGCATCAACCCGCTGTTCCCCGTGAAGTGCGACCCGGACGTGCTGCTCTGCGTGCTCACGGGCGAGGTGCCTTCCGCGCCGTAGTCACGCAAACGCCGGCCGCGAGGTGAATCGCGCGGCCGGCGTAAAGGACGTCACGACTGCGACGTCAGGACTGCTTGGAGCTGGCGCGCTTCTTCTCCGCCAGCATCTCGCCCAGCCAGGGCCACAGCTTCTGGTACTCGGGAATCTCCTCGGACTCCTCAGGCGCCGCGGCCTTGGCGGCGGCCTTGGGCGCGGCCTTCGCGGCGACCGGCGCGGCCTTGGGGGGGGCGGCCGGGGCCGTGGACCGCGTCTGGCGGACGGGCGCCTGAGTCTTCGCCGCGGCCTTGGCGGGCTTCTGCGCCTCGCCCTTGGCCAGCACCACCGTCAAACCTTCGGCAATCCCTCCCAGGCGCTCCGCGGTCTCTCGGACCCGGCGAAGCTGCTGGACTCCCTGAGTGAGTCTCCGCGCAAGCTCCGGGGCCAGGGGCGAACTCTCCGCATTCTTCATTGCAGCGCTCTCTCCAGGAAGATGACGTGCATCGTGACGCGTGAGCACTATCCCAATCCGACCCAGGAAAGAAGTCCCGGCGTCTGTCGACGCACGCTGTTACACGCCGCGTGACGCTCCCGGGGCCTCATCCCCCTTCATCCGGGGAACCCTCGCCGAGCCGCACCTCCAGGAACTCATCCCCCCCCGAGAGCGGGTGCAGGGAGGTGGCGTGCGATGAATCAAAGACCTTCAGCGTGAGCTGGCGGGGCTCCACGGCGGGAAACTCGAAGGCGCCCTCTTCCTGGGAGAGCACCTCGCGCAGCGCCTCCTGGTCATCCGGTGCATGGCTGTAGAGCAGTTGGACCTGGGCGCCCACCAGGGAGCGGCCCGTCTGGGCATCCAGGACGCGCCCGCGAATCCGCCGCCCTCGCTCCAGCCGGACGGTGCCCAGGTCCACGCTCTCCCCCAAGGGGACGTCCACCTGGCGCGTGGCGTACGTGTAGCCCGGCACGTCGAAGATGAGGAGTTGCTTCTCATTGCGATAAACGGAGTAGGTAAAGGCCCCGGTCGGGTCGCGGTGGGACTCCGAGCTGACCGAGAACGCGGTGATGGGCTTGCCCGCCTCGTCCACCAGGCGTCCGGTGATGCGCCCCTGGAATCGCATCACCAGGCGCGTGTTGCGCGTGCCCGTCTTCGCGAGCACCTCGCTCTCCTCCGCCGCGGTGATTTCGTCTGACGCGTCTGAATCCAGTGCATCGTCGGACTCCTCGCGCGGAGCGGGCGCCCGCCTGGCAGGCCGAGGGACCTCCGTCGCATAGCCATCCAGACTCGCGCGCAAAGCGTAGCGGCCCTCTGCCATGCGCTCGAAAGAGAAGCGACCGTCCGGCCCGGTCCGAGCCTGGAGCGTGGAGAAGCCCAGCGCTCCCAAGCGCGTGTCCTCGTCGCGGGCCTCGGCCTCCACGTCCACCCCGGCCAACGGGCGGCCCGCGGTGTCCACCACCACGCCCGCCAGCGAGCCCGTCAGCGGCACGCGCAAGGACACCTCCACCGTCTCCGCGCCATGGATGCGCACGGGGACGGAGGCCTCGCGCCGCATCCCGCCCTCGCCCACCGTGTAGAACACGGCGTAGCTCCCGGGAGGAACTCCGAGGAGCGTGAAGTGTCCCTCCGAATCGGTCGCCTCGGTGACCGTCGGGCCCAGCTCCTCGCCCTCGGTGCTCGTGAGCGAGACCTCCACGTCCGCGATGGGCACGCCGAGGTGGTCTCCCACGAAGCCCTTCACCGTGCCGCCGTGATGAACCACCACGCGCACATCTCGCGAAGGGGCGTCCACCGACTGCGTGAGCGACAGGTATTCCTCCGCGCGCGCTTGCAGCTCGTAGGACGCGGCGGCCGGCGCCTTGAGCTGGAAGCGCCCCTGCGCATCGGACGTCACCAGCGAGCCGACGAGCATGGCGCGCGAATGGCGAATGGGCGCATGGAATGAAGACGGCGAGAGGTGGCCGTCCAGGTGGCGCGCCACGCCTTCCTCGATGACGGCCCGGGTCATCAAGCCCAGGGAGATCTCCGGGACCGGGTTCCCCTTCTCGTCGGTGACGACACCTTCGACGAGCACGGCGGGCTTGAGGGTGAAGTCCATGGCCTCTCCGAAGACCACCGTGCGCTCCTCGCTCACGTCGATGTGTCCCGGCGCCGACACCACGAAGCCGTAGCTGCTCGCCGACAGGGGGCCGATTCGGAAGTGGCCCGCCGCGTCCGCATCCGCCTCCCTCTCCCGAGGCAGCACGACGCGCCCCATCTGCACGAAGTCACGCACCACCACGTGAGCCCCCGCCACCGGCCGGCCATCCTCTCCGCGCACCGAGCCTTCCACGTACGCCAACGTGCCCAGCCGCAGCGTGACGCGGGCCTCGCTCAAGTCCTCGGTGAGGGCGACACGGGAGAAGCCCTGTCGGTTCGCGTTGTCCGCCACGAGCCGGTACTCACCGGGCGGCAGGGACTCGAAGGAGAAGCGCCCCTCGGAGTCCGTCACCGACACGCGCTCGCCCTCCTCCTCGTGGACCTCGACCCCCGCGATGGGGCGATCTCCATCCACCACGCGGCCCACGATGCGGCGCGCGCGGAACAACACGATGTCTTCGTCTTCTTCTCCCGTCACCGAGGTCTCGGCGACGTCCGAGGTGAGGAACCGCGGATGGGAGACGATGAACGAGTAGTCACCCGGAGGCAGCGGGCCCACGCGGAAGCGACCGTCCGCGCCCGTGCGGCCCTCGAAGTAGCGGGAGTGCGCCCGGTGGAACACCGTGACCTGTGCGTCGGGCAGCGGCACACCGCTCTCGTCCACCACCCGGCCGGACACGGCGTAGCTCGCCTGGAGAATCAAGGAGACCTGCTCCGAGCCCGACGGGACATCTCGCGCCAGCGCCGACCCCGCCGCACTCAAGGCCCAGATGGCCACCCTGCCCTCGGGCAACGCGTCCAACGTGAAGGTGCCGTCCGCCGCCGTCGTGGCGCGCGCGAGCACCGGCGCCTGTCCTCGCTGCTGCTCCACCTGCTCGCGCAACCACAGCGCGGCGGCTCCCTGACATCCGGAGTTGGACAGCGTCAGCTCCGGCGAGTCCTCTGAACAAGGCTGCGAGGACAGCGTCTCCCCCGCGATGGCCATCGTGGCGGACACGTCCACGCCCGCCGCGGGCTCGCCGCGCGCGTTCTTCACGATGCCGCGCGCGTGCAACAACCCACGGGGTGGGGCCGCGAGCGGAGGCAACACACGCAGCCGGTTCGACGCCGCGCGCACGGGCACCGGCGCGGGCTCACGACCTCCGCGCCAGGCCAACAGCCCCACAGCCACCACCAGCACGAGACTCCCCAGGCCCACCGCCACGTATGACCGAGTCCGCATGGTGCCCTCCCAGGCGCGCCAGCGTACCAGCGCCCCAGGGCCTGAGACGACATGCAGCTATTCCAATAAATACTGCTTTATCCCGAAGCAAAACCGGGGGCCCCGTTCCCAGGGAAACGCGGCCGTCGCGCCCCCATGGGGAGGGGTGCTCCAGGCCCGTTCGAGGAGCGACTCCATGAAGCGAATCATCGGGGGATTGTTGTGCGCGGGCATGCTGTCCGCATGTGGTGGCGCCGAGGCCGTGGACACTCGGGCGGCGGCCACCGCGAGCGAGCAGCAGGACCCAGGCATCCAGCTCGCGAGCGTGCGGTTGCCAGAGGGACAAACCCTCACGTTCTATGAGACGCCGGAGCACGGCATCGTCTCCGTCGCCAAGGGCCCCAAGGGCTCGCCCATGCCGGACAGCCGCGAGCTGCAAGGCCTGTCGGTCGTCGAGGCGTATCGCAAGCTGTCCGGCCAGGAAGCTCCCGCCGCGCTGGTGGAGGCGTCGCGCCGCATCGAGGATCCCGCCATGTCCGCGCTGCGTCGGCGGGAGCCCGCGCCGGATGTCGTGGCCCAACGCACGGAGGGGGGCGGCGTGAGCGCGGCGGGCACGCCCAACACGTCGTGGTTCACCTCCAACTTCTGCACGGGCCTCAACGTCGAGTACGACGCCATGTGGTGCCCCACGCATTCCTACGCGTCAGCGTGGTCGGGCTGGGGCGCGTGGCAGAAGTTCTATCAGACGTGCGGCACCACCACGGACGCCACCGGCGTGCTGCGGTTGGAGAAGTGGGGGAGCGGCGCATGGCAGCGCTTGCAGACGGTCAACCTCCAGACGTGGCAGTGGGCGTGTGCGTGGGGTTGGGGCGTGGGCCAGTACCGGTCGGGCATCGACTCGACGCAGGCAGTGCTGTTCTCGGAGCGCTTCCGCTACAGCATCCCCAACATCAGCGCCTACCTGGGAGACTTCCCGGACGACCGCAGCTATCCCAACTTCTACAATGACATCCAAGGCATCACCCACGATGCCTACAACTGGTACCTCACCCGAAACGACACCAACTGGGGGAAGGACGTGAACCTCAACGGCATCATCGGCCGGCAGGCGATGACCGCCATCAACGAGGACCCGTCGCCGCGCTACTCCATGCCCACGCCCTGGTACAACGCGGGCTTCCGGCACTACGGCGACCTCGTCCACGTCAACGGCCTCATCTACGTGGCCATGGATGGACCCGGCGCGGGCGTCGCGGGCATCGGCGTCTTCAATACCAACCTGCAATACATTGGCATGGCCTACATGCCCAACTGGTCGGGGGGCGTGCCGTTCCTCGCGTACAACCCTCGCAACAATTGGTTCTACGTCGTGACCAACGCCTTCGGGCCCACCACGATGCGCGCCTTCCAGATTGGCGTGTCCGGGAACACGGTCACCATCACGGAGAAGCAGAGCACCCAGCTCACGAGCCTCATCCCCGGTGACGCCTGGATTCAGGGCGGCAAGGTCTCCGCGCACGGCAACCTGTACGTCAGCGTCGGCGGTGACGGGAAGCAGTCCGGCATCTACATGATTGATGCCGTGAACGGCTATGTGCAGACGTTCTATCCCATCGGCTACGGCGCCTCGTCGGAGTTCGAGGGCCTGGACCTGTGGGACCTGGACGCGGACCCGCGCATCGGCGCGTACGGGCAGATCCACCTCCAGCAGCTCCACGTCGACT contains:
- a CDS encoding carboxypeptidase regulatory-like domain-containing protein, coding for MRTRSYVAVGLGSLVLVVAVGLLAWRGGREPAPVPVRAASNRLRVLPPLAAPPRGLLHARGIVKNARGEPAAGVDVSATMAIAGETLSSQPCSEDSPELTLSNSGCQGAAALWLREQVEQQRGQAPVLARATTAADGTFTLDALPEGRVAIWALSAAGSALARDVPSGSEQVSLILQASYAVSGRVVDESGVPLPDAQVTVFHRAHSRYFEGRTGADGRFRVGPLPPGDYSFIVSHPRFLTSDVAETSVTGEEDEDIVLFRARRIVGRVVDGDRPIAGVEVHEEEGERVSVTDSEGRFSFESLPPGEYRLVADNANRQGFSRVALTEDLSEARVTLRLGTLAYVEGSVRGEDGRPVAGAHVVVRDFVQMGRVVLPREREADADAAGHFRIGPLSASSYGFVVSAPGHIDVSEERTVVFGEAMDFTLKPAVLVEGVVTDEKGNPVPEISLGLMTRAVIEEGVARHLDGHLSPSSFHAPIRHSRAMLVGSLVTSDAQGRFQLKAPAAASYELQARAEEYLSLTQSVDAPSRDVRVVVHHGGTVKGFVGDHLGVPIADVEVSLTSTEGEELGPTVTEATDSEGHFTLLGVPPGSYAVFYTVGEGGMRREASVPVRIHGAETVEVSLRVPLTGSLAGVVVDTAGRPLAGVDVEAEARDEDTRLGALGFSTLQARTGPDGRFSFERMAEGRYALRASLDGYATEVPRPARRAPAPREESDDALDSDASDEITAAEESEVLAKTGTRNTRLVMRFQGRITGRLVDEAGKPITAFSVSSESHRDPTGAFTYSVYRNEKQLLIFDVPGYTYATRQVDVPLGESVDLGTVRLERGRRIRGRVLDAQTGRSLVGAQVQLLYSHAPDDQEALREVLSQEEGAFEFPAVEPRQLTLKVFDSSHATSLHPLSGGDEFLEVRLGEGSPDEGG